From the uncultured Methanomethylovorans sp. genome, the window CTATGGTAAATAAAAAGGTCTCTTTCTCCGTCATCTTTTGTAGCTCTTCTTAAACCACTAAAAGTCATCTAAATAAAGTTTGGAGCAAGAAATATATATAATTTAAAGTTATATTTTTTTAAATATCTTTATATACTACATAATTGTAATAACCAATAATTACACAACGATAAGGTGGACAGAAATTTTCTGTAGTTGTGAAATAGGTGGTACATATGCAAATCAGATTGAGTAGATTGATCTGTATAAACACGTCAATATTACTTTTTTTAATAACCGCAGGAATTACTTCAGCTATTCCAGTATTTACAACAATTGGTGATAAAACGGTTACTGGTGAACAACTGACTTTTACTGGTACTGAGAATGAACAACTGATTTTAACTGTCTATGCAACTGATGCTAACTGGTATACTACAATATATTACTCAGCTGTAAACTTGCCATCAGGAGCTACATTTGATCCATATACACATACTTTCAGCTGGACTCCGGCTGTTGGTAGTGCAGGTACTTATAATGTGAAATTTATTGCAGAATCATATGGCTATCATTCATATGGCTATGATTCTGAGACAGTAACTATTACTGTCATGGCAAACGTGGACAAAAGCGAATTAACAGCAGCGATTGCTAATGCCAATGAAAAAGTAGATAGTGCAGTTGCAGGCAGTGATATAGGTCAATATCCAGAGGCAGAAATATATGAATTTAAGGCTGCAATTGACACAGCACAGGAAATTGTAGATGATGTAGATTCCACACAAACAGATGTTATTGAGGCACTTAGCGATCTTGAAGCAGCTGAAGATGAATTCGATGCTTCTAAAATATCATCTATAGATAAAAGTTCACTAATAACAGCTATTGCTGCTGCCAATAAAAAAGTAGATCGTTCAGTTGCAGGAACTGGTGTGGGTCAATATCCAGAGGCAGAAATATATGAATTTGAGGCTGCAATTGACACAGCACAGGAAGTTGTGGATGATGTCGATGCAACTAAGGCCGATGTTTCTAAAGCTCTTATCGATTTAGAAGCAGCCGAAGATGAATTCGATGCTTCTAAAATAACATCTATAGATAAAAGTTCACTAATAACAGCTATTGCTGCTGCCAATAAAAAAGTAGATAGTGCAGTTGCAGGCAGTGATATAGGTCAATATCCACAGGCAGTAATAGATGAATTTGAGGCTGCAATTGACACAGCACAGGAAGTTGTGGATGATGTCGATGCAACTGAGGCCGATGTTTCTGAAGCTTTTATCGATTTGAAAATAGCAGAAGACGTTTTTGAATCTTCTAAAATAACATCTATAGATAAAAGTGCGTTAATTACAGCTATTGCTGTTGCCAAAATTAAAGTATCTACTGCAGTTGCAGGAACTGATCCAGGTCAATATCCTCAAGCAGCAATAGATGAATTTAAGGCAACAATTGACCTAGCACAGGCAGTTGCTGAAGATACTGGTGCAACTCGGGCAGAAGTAAATGAAATATTAACAGACCTTCAGTCAGCAGAAGCAATATTCGATGCAGCTCAGGTCACAAATGACGAGTCAAATGCATCTGCACCTGTAACAAACCTGCAAGACAGTGCTGTTGGATCAACCTGGATAAGATGGACTTGGACAAATCCAATAGACTCTGACTTCAGCCATGTTATAGTATACATTGATGATTCCTTTGTCACAATGACTTCTAACAACTATTATGAGTCAACCGGGCTGGTTAGAGGTTCCACTCATAGTATAGGCCTTAAAACTGTTGATATTGAAGGTAATGTTGATTCTGAAATGGTTGTAGATTCGGCAACTACAGTGGATGTCTATCCAGAAATCACTACTCTCGAGGGAGTGAACATTACAACTACCTCAATCACAGTGGCGTGGGAATCTTCCAATGACACTTCAAATGTGGAAATAAGCAGGAATGGTGCTATACTTGGAACTGTAAATGGTTCAATGTACTATATAGACAGCAGCCTCCAAAGTGGCACTAGTTACAATTATACTTTAGTCCCTTATGCTAACGATGGACTTAAAGGTGAAGCAGTAAGCGTTAGCCTCACTACTAAATCTGTCAGTAAAAGTGGAGGAGGGGGCAGCGGAGGCAGTAGCAGTAAAAAGAGTAGTAGCAGTGGTGGAGGCGGTGGTTCAGGCAGTGTTGAAGACTTTTCCAACTTAGCAATGAAAGATGTTGACACTCAATATCTAAAAATAAATGGAAATGTCAGCTATGAGTTTTTAAGAAAAGGGAATCCTATACAATCAATAAGATTCTATTCCCTTAAGAACTCTGGAGAGAAGACTTCTACTATAGAAGTGCTGAACAATAGATCTAAGCTGGTAAATAGCAGCCCTGAAGGATCTGTATATAAATATGTCAATATTTGGGTTGATAAAGCGGGATTTGCTACATCATCAAACATCAAGGATGCCAGTATTTGTTTCAAAGTGAACAATTCATGGATCGACGAAATGGGTGTAAGTCCTGCAGAAGTAAGATTGCAAAGATATAATGGAACTGCATGGGAAGTGCTTCCTACAACACTGGAAAGTAGCAACGAGGGCTATACAGTTTTCGAAGCCAAGACTCTAGGATTCTCTCCCTTCGCAATAACTGTCAAAAAGACTTTTACATCTACTAGCAATGGGAATATCCAGAGGGATATTGCTCAGTCAGAAGAACTTCCTCAAGTAGGAGATCTCCCTATGGCAGTAACACAATCTGAAAGATCTACGGTATGGATCTACATTATGATCAATGTACTGGCTATTATGTTTGCATTTGGATACAAGTACTTTAAAAAAGACTATCATAATTAATGTATATTCCCCTGTACAAAATGTTCGGGGGAATCTATATTGAATACTTAGACCTATAGTTATAAATATCGGTTTGATTCAATTTAATATATGGGGTATAAGAGGTAATTTCCTCAATTTATTTATCATTTATCTAATCAGTTAGGAGATCAACTGGGGTCGTGGGTTGATCTTAGGTTTAATTCCTCTCTAACTTGTGGAGTGGTGAGCAATGCGAATCAAGTTAAGCGGATTAATCTATTCAGTATTGTGGTTAGTTTACTTTGGAATAATATTGTTTTTAGTTGTAATGAACGCTGAACCCGGCTTAGCGGATAATGTGACTGTTGATAAGAGTGGATTGATCTCAGTTATTACTTCAGCATCTTTAATATCACAAAGTGCAGTTGCAGGAACTGAGCCCGGTCAATATCCTCAATCAGCTATAGATGCTTTTGATGAAGCAATAGACATCTCACAGGCGGTTGTTGATGATGCTAGTGCAACACAGGTTGAAGTCAACCAAGCAGTTAAAGACCTTAAAGCAGCTGAAACAATATTCGATGCAGCTAAAATTAAAGTTGTGGATCATACACCTCCTTCCACTGTAAAAGACCTTAGAGAAAGCAGTTCAGGTACAAGCTGGATCAGATGGACTTGGAATAATCCAGATGATAAGGATTTCAGTCATGTGCTGGTGTACCTTGATGGTGTATTCATCAGAACCACATCTAATGCATTTTATAACGCTACAGGACTTGCTGCCGGAACACTCCATACTATCAGTATCGAAACAGTAGACGCCACAGGGAACATTAATCCTGCACTGGTAAGTGATTCTGCAACAACTAAAATCCCAGTGGATATAGTACCCCCATCACCTGTAACAGGTCTTAAAGAGAGCAGTACAGGCTTGGACTGGATTAGATGGACATGGACAAACCCAATAGATGCTGATTTTGAACACGTTATGGTATACTTTGATGGTATATTTGTTACAACCACATCTGATGCGTTTTATAATGCAGTTGGGCTGCTTGAAGGTACAACCCATACGATTACTGTCAAAACTGTAGACACTTCCGGGAACATTAATCCTACAACTGTAAGTGATCAAGCAACAACTAAAGTCACAGACCGGACTCCCCCCGGACCTGTAACTAACCTTCATGAAACTAATGTCGGCGCAAGTTGGATATACTGGACCTGGACTAAACCCGCAGACACAGATTTCAGTAATGTGAGGATATATATTGACGGAACATTTATTGCAACCACCTCCAGCAATTATTATAACGCAACAGGACTCCGAAATGGAATAAAGTATGCTATAAGTATTGAAACGGTAGATACTTCAGGAAACATTAATAGTTCACAGGTAACTGATTCAGCCATTACTTTGAAGTTGCCTGTGATTTCAAATGTAGTCGGAAAGAGCATTAAGTCCACTTCGATCACATTAGAGTGGGATGCTTCTGAAGATACTTCAATAGTGCAAATTAGCCAGGATGGTATTTTTCTTGATAATGCAACTGAATCAACATACGTACACCGTGATTTGAATAGCTCTACAACTTATAATTATACTCTGATCCCATACAATGAAAATGGATTGGAGGGGAAAGCTGTGAGCATTAGCCTCACAACATCTTCTTCAACTAGTGGTGGAGGAAGTAGCGGAGGCAGCAGTAGTAAAAAGAGTAGTAGTAGTAGTAGCGGAGGAGGGGGCGCTGCGAGCAGTGTTGAGGACTTTACAAATGTCGCAATGAAAGATGTGGATAGCAAATATCTCAGAATTAACTCCAATGTTACCTATGAGTTCACAAAGGCAGGCAATGATGTCCAATCTGTTAGTTTTTATTCCCTTAAGAATTCAGGCGAGATAATTTCGACCATAGAAGTTCTTAACAACAGATCAAAGCTTGTGAATACTAACCCTGAAGGGTTTGTATACAAATATGTCAACATATGGGTGGGCAAGGCTGGTTTTGCTATCTCAGATAATATCAAAGATCCCCGGATTAAGTTCCAGGTAAACAATTCATGGATCAAGGAGATGGAGATAAGTCCCGCAGATGTAAAGTTGCAGAGGTATAATGGTACGTCGTGGCAAGTGTTGCCTACTATCATAGATAGTAACACTACTGGATATTCAGTATTCGAAGCGGATGCCCCCGGATTCTCTCCATTTGCAATTACTGCTGAGCGTCCGCTTCCATCTATTCCAAATAGTGATGTTGAGGTACTTACTGCCAATGTAGCAGATGTCGGTCTGGAAAAAATACGGCCCAAAAAATCAGGTATGTGGACAATTATCATTGCTTTCATACTGGCGGGAGTCCTGGCAGTTGGATATGAGTACCTGAGGAAAGAGTAAGATTAATCTGCATTACATCCTTTACCAGATAGCAATGAAAGGAACAGTTCTTGGAATAGAGGGCACTGCATGGAATCTCAGCGCAGCTCTAGTCAATGAGAAGGATGTTATTGCTGAGGTTACGCATACGTATGTGCCGCCAATCGGGGGTATCCATCCCAGGGAAGCTGCACAGCACCATGCGAAATTCGCTTCACATGTAATAGGAAAACTGCTTGAAGAAGGACGAAAGAAAGGCATATTCATCTCTATGATAGATGGTATAGCCTTTTCACAGGGTCCGGGTCTTGGTGCCTGTCTTCGTACTGTAGCTACAGCTGCACGAGCTCTTTCTCTTAGTTTGGATGTACCCCTTATGGGGGTCAACCATTGTCTCGCGCATATAGAAATAGGTCGCTGGAAGACTCCTGCCAAAGATCCTGTAACCTTGTATGTCAGCGGCGCCAATTCACAGGTACTGGCGTATAAAATGGGAAAGTACCGTGTGTTTGGTGAGACGCTGGACATTGGTCTGGGTAATGCATTGGATAAGTTTGCCAGAAGTGCAGGGCTTACTCATCCCGGAGGTCCGAAGATAGAAGAACTTGCCAGGAAAGCCAAGAATTACATTCCGATGCCATACGTAGTGAAGGGTATGGACCTTTCCTTTTCGGGACTTTCCACAGCTGCCACAGATGCTCTTTCCAGGGAAAGTCTTGAAGATGTATGCTATTCTTTTCAGGAAACGGCCTTTTCAATGGTAGTCGAAGTAACAGAAAGGGCCCTTGCTCATACTGGTAAAAAAGAAGTCCTCCTTGCAGGGGGCGTAGGAGCTAACATGCGCCTGAGGGAAATGCTGAAAATTATGTGTGAGGAACGAGGTGCTTCTTTTTATGTTCCAGAAAAACGTTTTATGGGTGACAATGGAGCCATGATCGCTTATCTTGGTTTATTGATGCTGAATTCTGGTAGCATCATATCTCTTGAGAACTCCCATGTGAATCCTAATTTCAGACCAGACTCCGTAGATGTTACGTGGATCAATCAAAAGGATCTGGAAGGTGATGCATGAATGTACCTTGCCAGAGGAGCAGAAGCGGTGGTTATACTTGAGGAAAACATAGTGATCAAAGAGCGCATTCCTAAAAATTATCGCTTACAGCAGATCGATGAGCGCATACGCAAAGAAAGGACACGTGCAGAGGCGAGGCTGATTTCCGAAGCCCGCAGAGGTGGAGTACCAACTCCTATTATATATGATCTACAGGACTTCAGAATAGAGATGCAGTATATTGAAGGTTCACCCCTGAAACATGTCATGGATGAAAAAATGAGCAAAAAAGTTGGCCATCTTGTGGGTCGTTTACATTCTATTGGGATTATACATGGCGATCTGACAACTTCTAACATGATATTCTCCAATGATATAATATACATGATAGATTTTGGATTGGCCTACATGGACAGCAGTCTCGAAGCTCAGGGTGTGGATGTGCACGTACTTTTCCAGACATTCGAAAGTACTCACAGTGACCATGAGAAATTGATAGCAAGCTTCTCTCTGGGATACAGGGAAAGTTTTGTATCCGCTGATGATGTGATGGAAAGAGTGAAAGAGATAGAGAAGAGGGGTCGTTATGCGTAATATAGTGTTTGTGACCGGTAACAAAGGAAAATTTAATGAAGCCATATCCATACTTGAGGCAAAGCACATTGAGTTGCTTCAAAATACCGGAGGCTATCCGGAATTGCAGGAAGATGATCTGGAACCCATAGCTTCTTTCGGGGCAAAGTGGGCTGCTGAGAAGCTACAAATACCTGTAATGGTTGATGATTCAGGTCTTTTCATTAATGCCCTTAATGGTTTTCCAGGTCCTTACTCTGCTTTTGTTGAGAATAAAATGGGTAACAAGAAAGTGCTCAAGCTCATGGAAGATGAAGAAAACCGTACAGCTGTCTTTAAGTCAGTTATCGGTTACTGTGAGCCTGGAAAAGAAGCCATTGTATTCACAGGCACAGTTGAAGGTATCATCTCTTTTGAGGAAAGGGGTACTGGTGGATTTGGATATGACCCTATATTCGAGTATAACGGCAGGACTTTCGCAGAGATGGGTGATGAAGAGAAGAATACGCTTTCTCATAGGCGTAGGGCACTGGACAAATTCTTTGAGTGGCTGCCTAAGTGAAGGTGACATCTTTTGGTGCGAAGCTTCTTCACAGATAGCGAAGGTATAGACACCATTCCTCTGAAAATGGTAGTGTATCTGGTTATCACAGGTTGTGTGCTTGCTTTGATAGCAATATCATGGAATGCCATAGTTCCAGTAAAACAAGGGTATAATATTGAAAAACAATTGTCTGAAGCATCTCTTGAACTAATTTCTCTCCAAAGAGGTAAGGCACGTGATCTTTCCATGCCTTTCAGTAGCGAGGGTAGTATATGTTCTATTGAGCTTGATTTCCCGCGGGAAATAACATACGTTGGATTCGGTGTGGATCCTGATCCTGATAACGATGGTAATGTTACCAATTCTGTCTGGAACGTAGAGAACAATACCATTATTTTTAGATATGATGGCGGTGTCAGGAAAAGATGGCTTATAGAAAGTGAAAACATCAATTTCTGCCAGGGTGTCCAGTTGGATAATGGTAATTGGTATCCTGATAACACCTTTAATATGTCCACTATGAACAAAGGTGTTGTCATTGAAAAGCCAGTATCAGGGACATATGTTTTTGAACTTGTCAGAATTAATGGCACTTATACCTTATCTCATTTTTCTTAGTCCCTGAAATCTCAGGGACTTCAGTTCAAAAAGAAGGTTAGTAATACAGTAGGATATACCTGTTATCAAAGTATGCACCAGGTGTTGAAAAATCAAATATTACAAGTGAACCAGCTTCAGGTCTTACTTGCATTGATAGTTCCGTTCTTGTAGGCAGGCCAATATATGTAGTATCTTCTTCTGAAAATACTCTGCGGACATCTACTACTATCTCCATTATATCGCCGGTACGAAGTACTGGCTGATTTGCTTTAAAAGTTGTTTGGTCTCGTATTCTAATTGGGCTAATTGAAATATATTCATCTGTAGCTAAGTGGATTACTGGCCCTGTATCAGCAGTGTCGTATCTCAAATTCGCCACATGGGCTCCATCTGACATGTATACAATAAGTTGTGAAAGATCCACATCTTCACTACCAGGACCCAAAGATACAGAGATATGTAATTTGGCTATTTGTCCATAGTCCAATTGATCATCTACTATGATTGTTCCGCTGGTAGTACCGGCTGTAGTATTTGAAATAGTAAAACTATATGTTCCTGCTATTAGGAATCTATGTTCATAATATGAATCATCTTCAACATTTACAGTAGTATTTGCAACATTAATTGTAAAAGATCCATTAGTTGAAATCCATTCCACTATACCTCCTCTTGGAATTTCAATACTGGTTTCTGAAAGGGTACCATCGTCAATATTGATCGTTCCATAGGTTGCACGTTCTCCTTCCACTCGGTCTACACGGAGGTTGGACGCTACTTCCTTTGTAGTTTCCTGACCAGTCTGCGAAGCTTTCTGTTGCAATACACCCGATGTCTTGATGAGAAGCGCAGAAGCTACTGCAGCTACAAGGACCATTGATATGAATATGATGAGTGTACCAATACCCATCTGTGCACTTTCATCTTTGTGCATTGAACGCTTCCTATTTGCTTTCGTGCGATTTCCCTCGACTAAGTTCTAAATTATGAAAGTTGGTAAATAATGGATAATAACTTTTATTAGCACTTATAGTATATTAATCCTATTATAAATGACTTTATATTCAGTTATTACCATCAATTAGAACATGAAAATATTTAAATTAATCGATTAATATAAATCTACCTAAAAATGGATTGCACACATTCATTCTTCAATAAGAATAGCGCGCGCAGGTGCGCCATCACAACCTGTGATTTTCAATGGAAGACAAATAAGAGTATAGTGTCCTTCTTCTACATGTTCTAGATTAAGGCATTCGATAATATTAATTCCTTGGGAAAGCAGTGATCTATGCAGTGGTAGACCATTTTCATTTTCTATGGATAATGCATCCACCCCCAAAACTTTAAGAGCTTTATCATGGATCCAAGAAGTTATGTCTTCACTCAGGCAAAATTCATCTGTTCCTTTAAGTGGATTGATGGCACCTGTTTTTAATAATAATACTTCTGTTCCCTCTCCTGGACCAATTTTCTTCCATGCTTTTTCCATATGTTCAGCACTAATTGGACTATCGATACAACTCATATCCAGCAAAATTGCACTCCCCATAAAACTTTCAGGAAGCAGCATATCTACAGTACTGCCATTCTCAATGACATGGGAAGGTGCATCTACATGTGTGCCAGTATGGCTACCCATATTAATTGCTGAAAGTGCAAAATTATCTTTTTCTATGGAGTAGATCTGTCTTATTACCGGTTCTGGATCGCCCGGATATACTGGCATACCTTGCCGTATGGGCGAAGTTATATCAACAATTCGTTTACCCTTTAATATCATTGACACTTCTCGTCTACGATCTTTTGAGAATTGTTGAGAACCTTTTCTGTCTGTTCAAGAGTAAGTCCTGCTCCCATAGCAATTTTAAGGGCAGTATTCCGGGTAATAAGGTTTTCAGGACTATGTGTATCAGTATCCACCACACACTTCGCTCCAGCTTCAAAAGCTATTCTGGCTACATGGCCATTGGTACGATTATGTCCACTTCTTGCGGTTATTTCAAGGTGAACATTATTCTCGATCGCTTTTTCTGCTTCTTCAATAGTTATAAAGCCAGGGTGTGCAAGAATATCGACTTCAGCAAGCTCCACAGAAGCGCTGTTAGTTCCCGGAGCAACAGGTTCTACTATCGTCTCTCCATGTACTACTACTATTTCAGCACCTAGGTCTTTTGAAAGGCGTGCCATTTTTCCAATTTTGGCAGGAGGAACATGCGTGATCTCTACTCCTGCAAGCACCTTGATATCCATTACCTCTTCAAGATACTTCGCTTTTCTCAGGCACTTAAGTACGTGTTCCACATTAGTAAAATCTACATGGTCGGTTATTGCAATAGCCCTATATCCATGCATTACTGCCCTTCTCACCAGTTCGCTTGGGATTAGTTCACCGTCACTAAATAGGGAATGTGTATGCAAGTCTATCATGATGTCACCATTATCTTCTACATATTATATAGGACGGCATTTGAAATAAAGATTTATATCATCAATGCTGATATGCAGATTGATAACTAACCTACTGATGAACTACTATAAATTGAATTTCAAGGTCATTTAAAGGAAGGATGAATCAATTGCCTGGAATTAGAAGAATGGTTTTAGATGTTTTAAAGCCACACCACCCATCGATCGTAGAATTTTCAAAAAAACTAAGTATTCTGCCTGGTGTTTCCGGAGTCAACCTCAGCTTGTATGAAGTTGATCAGCAGACAGAGACTATTAAGATCACCATTGAAGGGGATGACCTGGATTATGAGGAAATAAAGCAGTCTATAGATAATCTGGGTGCTGTGATCCATAGCATTGATGAGATTGTGGCAGGACACAAGCTTGTAGAGGAAGTAGAGACGCTACAGGAAAGATAAGCATCTTACTTCTTTTTTTTGTATTTTGCTCAGTATTTTGCAATAACGTCAGCAAAAGCAAAATTAGGTTTTACGTCCTTAACTTTCACTCTAACTTTGTCTCCTTCACTCGCTCCTTTTACGAATACTACAAAGTCCTGGACCCTGAATACTCCGTCACCTGTTGATCCTGTACTGGTAATTTCCACATCAAGTTCTTCCCCTTTCCTTACAGGCGCTTTAATAAATTTACTCGCGATCACATATATCTCTGCACTCTGAGACCGAGATGCTACCGGGGAAAAAGACCTTGTGTGAGTAAAACTAGTCCTTGCTTCTTCAAGAAATGTCTTAAACATATCTCCTTGAAAAACCTTTACCACAAAATGGCCACCCGGCTTGAGAATTTTAATCGCACATCCTAGTGCAGATTTGGCAAGGTCTATAGACCGCGCATGATCATAGCTCCAGTTGCCCGAAAGATTGGGGGCAGCATCGCAAATTACCACATCCACCCCACCCTCACCCACCAGGTCAAATATTTTTTTTATGGTTACATCTGAAGTTATGTCTCCTTTTATTGTCTCCACGCCTTCTATTGGTGAAATTCGCTGCAGATCAACTCCTATGACCCTCCCGCCTGAGAGTTTTTTTGCCACTTCGGACCAGCCACCAGGTGCTGCTCCCAGGTCAACTACGTTATCTTCTTCTTTAATTACATTGAACTTCTCATTTATCTGCAATAGTTTGTACGCAGCCCTTGACCTATAGCCTTCTTCTTTTGCGCGCCAATAATAGGTATCTCTTCTATCCCTTGCCATTATCCTGCCTGTCGTTAGTTTGATTATTTTAAGTATTCGATCTTTTTACTTAGTTCCATCAGTTGATCAGCTACTGCTGTAAATCTGCCTGGTAACCATGAATCGTAGTCATAATAAAGGTTAAGCAGATCACTATAGTGTGATTCTAATTTTTTTATTTCAGCACTACCACTTCCGATAGAGCTTATTCCCATTTCAAGATCATGCATTCTTTTCTCGAAGTTTTGCAATAATTTTATTGCAATGATATTCATATCTACTTTTCTCACAGATAGTTTCAAGATATCAATGACCTGGCTAAGTTCAGTCGGGATCTCCGGGAATGCATTTGGTCCTGTTATGAAATATATATTCTCATCGGTTTTTGTTCCCGATATTTCCTCTGCAGAAACAGATTCGATAAGATGTTCTTTTGTAGCTTCAATGCAAAGCTCATGCAGTGCATTGGTTTCGTGAGTAGAATCCCTTAACTCTGATATCTCTTTGTCCACAGCACATATTTCCTCAAAAGTAATAGCACCCAGAACATAGGTTATACCTGTAAGCTCAGCAGCGGATATCATAAGACCATGCCTTAAAGGAAAGATATATCATAAATAAGAAAGAGGGTAATAAAGTTACCTATAACTTATATCTTCTACAAGCAAGTGACTTAAGAAGGATAGTATCTGGATTATTTTTACCGATATGAATATCCACTGAATGTTCTATTACATTGCTTTTGAGATCCACATTTTCCAGAGCTGCTCTTGCAAGTTGTATGTCTCCACTGACTAATACATAATCGGGTTCTTTTCCTATGTCTTCAAATATCTCGACAATAGCAACACATACTTTTTCTACATGGTGAGCAATGTCTTCATCTCTCAAGCGTTCAAATCTTCTCTGGCTAAACCCGCCTTTTGTATGTTTTGCTTTAACGCTGCTTCTTATGATCTGTGATTCAATCAGGTGTTCCCCGTC encodes:
- a CDS encoding histidinol phosphate phosphatase domain-containing protein translates to MIDLHTHSLFSDGELIPSELVRRAVMHGYRAIAITDHVDFTNVEHVLKCLRKAKYLEEVMDIKVLAGVEITHVPPAKIGKMARLSKDLGAEIVVVHGETIVEPVAPGTNSASVELAEVDILAHPGFITIEEAEKAIENNVHLEITARSGHNRTNGHVARIAFEAGAKCVVDTDTHSPENLITRNTALKIAMGAGLTLEQTEKVLNNSQKIVDEKCQ
- a CDS encoding DUF211 domain-containing protein, which encodes MNQLPGIRRMVLDVLKPHHPSIVEFSKKLSILPGVSGVNLSLYEVDQQTETIKITIEGDDLDYEEIKQSIDNLGAVIHSIDEIVAGHKLVEEVETLQER
- a CDS encoding SAM-dependent methyltransferase, with translation MARDRRDTYYWRAKEEGYRSRAAYKLLQINEKFNVIKEEDNVVDLGAAPGGWSEVAKKLSGGRVIGVDLQRISPIEGVETIKGDITSDVTIKKIFDLVGEGGVDVVICDAAPNLSGNWSYDHARSIDLAKSALGCAIKILKPGGHFVVKVFQGDMFKTFLEEARTSFTHTRSFSPVASRSQSAEIYVIASKFIKAPVRKGEELDVEITSTGSTGDGVFRVQDFVVFVKGASEGDKVRVKVKDVKPNFAFADVIAKY